Sequence from the Deltaproteobacteria bacterium genome:
GGGGCCGGTGTTCCTGGGCTGCCTGAGCGTGCTGTTCGGGCTCATGCCGGCGCTTCCCGAGAAGTTGCTGTCCGCCGCCGCGAGTTCCGTGCTGGCCGAGGAGGTGCACATGCACCTGGCCCTGTGGCACGGTTTCAACGTGCTGCTGGCGTTGAGCCTGGTGACCTTCGCCCTGGGCGTGCTGGTCTACTGGCAGATCGAGAACATCAAGCGGGTCACCGAGTTCGCTCTCCCCACGGTGCGTCGCGGACCGTCCCACTGGTACGCTCTGTGGCTGCGCTTTCTCAACTGGTCGGCGGTGGGCCAGACCCGGGTGCTGCAGAACGGCTACCTGCGGCTCTACCTCGCCACCATCATGACCGTCACCGCGGTGCTGGCCTGGTACACGTTCCTCAGGTACGGAGACGTCGCCGTGGTGCGGATGGACTGGGGCGACATCGGCGTGCACGAGTGGGTGATAGGGCTGGTGGCGCTGGTGGGCGCCATCGCTACGGTGCGGGCGCAGACGTTCCTGCGCGCGGTCATGTCGTTGGGGGTGGTGGGCTACAGCGTGGCGCTGATCTTCGTGCTTTACGGCGCTCCCGACCTGGCCATGACCCAGTTCCTGATAGAGACCCTCTCCCTGATCCTGTTCGTGTTCGTGTTCTACTACATGCCCCCGTTCAAGCGGTTCTCATCGCGCGTGGTGATCCTCCGGCACGTCGCCATCGGCACCGCCGTGGGGGCGTTCTTCACGCTGCTGGTGCTGGTGGCGACGTCGGTGCAGTGGAACCCCACGATCTCCACCTACTTCTCGGAGAACTCGTACCTGATGGGGCAGGGCCGCAACATCGTCAACGTGATCCTGGTGGACTTCCGGGGCTTCGACACGCTGGGTGAGATCACCGTGCTGGCGGTGGCCGGCATCGGCGTGTACTCGCTCATCCGGTTGCGGCTCGGCAAGGGGAGGGGGTCGTGAACTCGCTGATTCTCAGGACGGCCAGCCGGTTCCTGCTGATCCTGCTGTTCCAGTTCTCCATCTTCCTGCTGCTGCGGGGACACAACGATCCCGGCGGCGGCTTTGTCGGCGGACTGGTGCTGGCGGCGGCGCTGACGCTTTACGCCATCGCCTACGACGTGCGCACCATGCGCCGCTTCCTGCCGTGCCGGGCCCAGACCATCATCGCCTGGGGGCTTCTCGTCGCGGCCCTGAGCGGCGTTTTTTCCTTGTTCAAGGGGCAGCCGTTCATGACCGGTCAATGGACCCATGTCTACATCTTCGGCCTGGACCTCCACCTGGGCACGCCGTTGCTGTTCGACATCGGCGTCTACCTGACCGTGGTGGGCGTGGTGCTCATCGTCATCATCAGCCTGGCGGAGGAAGTGGAGGAGGACGACTGATGGAAGCCCTGCTCGCCATCGTCATCGGCGTACTCTACGCGTCCGGCGTGTACATGCTCATGCGCCGGAGCATCGTGAAGCTGATTATCGGGCTGGCCCTGCTCGCCCACGGCGCGAGCCTGCTGGTGTTCACCGCCGCCGGGCTCACGCGCGCGGTGCCGCCGGTGATCCCCTACGGCGAAAAGGCCATCACGGGTGTCGTGGCGGACCCGCTGCCCCAGGCGCTGATCCTCACGGCCATCGTCATCAGCTTCGGCGTGCAGGCGTTCGCCATGGTGCTCGCCTACCGTGCGTACCAGACCGTGGGCACGGACGATCTCGACGACATGAAGGCAACGGACACGTGAACTCGCTGATCGTCCTGCCCATATTGCTCCCGCTGCTGGTGGGCGCGGCATGCGTGGTGGCGTGGCGCTACGTGGCCGCGCAGCGCATCCTCACCCTGGCGGGCAGCATCGTCTACCTCGCGGTGTCGATCGTCCTGCTCGAACGCGTGGCCAGCGAGGGCATCCAGGCGGTGCAGAAGGGCGACTGGGTCGCGCCGTTCGGCATCACCCTCGTGGCGGACATGTTCAGCGCCGTCATGGTGGCCACCACCGGCGTGGTGACGCTGGTCATCGTGGTCTACTCGCTGGGCAGCATGGACCGGCAGCGGGAATCCTGGGGCTATTACCCGCTGTTCAACATCCTCATCATGGGCGTGTCCGGCGCCTTCCTGACCGGCGACATCTTCAACCTGTTCGTGTGGTTCGAGGTACTGCTGATCTCGTCCTTCGTGCTGCTGGCCCTGGGCGGCGAGCGCGCGCAGCTCGAGGGCGCCATCAAGTACGTCACCCTGAACCTGGTGGCGTCCGCGTTCTTCCTGGCGGCGGTGGGAATTCTCTACGCCATGGCGGGCTCCCTCAATATGGCGGACCTGTCGCTGCGGCTCGGCAGCGCCGCCGATCCGGGCCTGGTGACGACCCTCGCGGTCCTGTTCCTGGTGGCCTTCGGCATCAAGGGTGCGATCTTCCCGTTGTTCTTCTGGCTGCCGGCGTCCTACCACACGCCGCCGGTTGCGGTCTCGGCCATCTTCGGCGGCCTGCTCACCAAGGTGGGCGTGTACGCCCTGATCCGGGTGTTCACGCTGCTGTTCCTCAACAACGTCGACTACACGCATACGATCATCCTCTGGGTCGGCGCCATCACCATGGTGACGGGCGTGCTCGGCGCCGTGGCCCAGTACGAGTTCCGCCGGCTGCTGTCCTTCCACATCGTGAGCCAGATCGGCTACATGGTCATGGGCCTCGGCTTCTTTACGCCGCTGGCGCTGGCGGGCACGGTGTTCTTCATCGTCCACAACATCTTCGTCAAGACCAACCTGTTCCTGGTGAGCGGCATTTCGCAGCGCATTCACGGCACCTACGACCTCAAGAAGCTGGGCGGCCTCTACCGCGCCCACCCGTGGGTGGGCATGCTGTTCCTGCTGTCGGCGTTGTCGCTGGCCGGGGTGCCGCCCCTGTCCGGGTTCTTCGGCAAGCTTGTGCTGATCAAGGCCGGGCTCGACATCGAGCAGTTCGTGGTGGTGGCCGCGGCCCTGGGGGTGAGCCTGCTGACGCTGTTCTCCATGACCAAGATCTGGGCCGAGGCGTTCTGGAAGCCGCTGCCGGAAGGGACCGGGACGCATGCGCCGGGGGCGGGCATGGGGCTCATGCTGGGCGGCATCGTCACCCTGGCCGTGCTGGCGGTGGTGATGGGCGTGGCCGCGGGGCCGTTCTTCGCGCTGGCGCAACAGGCGGGCGAGCAGTTGACCAACCCGGCGCCGTACATCGAGGCGGTGCTCCGGGTGAGGGGAGGGTCATGACCGTCCTCCTGTGGAACATCATGCTGGCGCTGAGCTGGGCGGCGTTGACCGAAGAGGTATCGGCGCTGAACCTCGCCATTGGTTTCGTCCTCGGTTTTCTCATCCTGTACGCGGTGCGCCGGCTGCTGCGGCCGTCGCGGTACTTCGAGAAGCTGTGGCAGGGACTGCGGCTCGGCTCGCTGTTCGCCTGG
This genomic interval carries:
- a CDS encoding Na+/H+ antiporter subunit B, which produces MNSLILRTASRFLLILLFQFSIFLLLRGHNDPGGGFVGGLVLAAALTLYAIAYDVRTMRRFLPCRAQTIIAWGLLVAALSGVFSLFKGQPFMTGQWTHVYIFGLDLHLGTPLLFDIGVYLTVVGVVLIVIISLAEEVEEDD
- a CDS encoding Na+/H+ antiporter subunit C, giving the protein MEALLAIVIGVLYASGVYMLMRRSIVKLIIGLALLAHGASLLVFTAAGLTRAVPPVIPYGEKAITGVVADPLPQALILTAIVISFGVQAFAMVLAYRAYQTVGTDDLDDMKATDT
- a CDS encoding Na+/H+ antiporter subunit D produces the protein MNSLIVLPILLPLLVGAACVVAWRYVAAQRILTLAGSIVYLAVSIVLLERVASEGIQAVQKGDWVAPFGITLVADMFSAVMVATTGVVTLVIVVYSLGSMDRQRESWGYYPLFNILIMGVSGAFLTGDIFNLFVWFEVLLISSFVLLALGGERAQLEGAIKYVTLNLVASAFFLAAVGILYAMAGSLNMADLSLRLGSAADPGLVTTLAVLFLVAFGIKGAIFPLFFWLPASYHTPPVAVSAIFGGLLTKVGVYALIRVFTLLFLNNVDYTHTIILWVGAITMVTGVLGAVAQYEFRRLLSFHIVSQIGYMVMGLGFFTPLALAGTVFFIVHNIFVKTNLFLVSGISQRIHGTYDLKKLGGLYRAHPWVGMLFLLSALSLAGVPPLSGFFGKLVLIKAGLDIEQFVVVAAALGVSLLTLFSMTKIWAEAFWKPLPEGTGTHAPGAGMGLMLGGIVTLAVLAVVMGVAAGPFFALAQQAGEQLTNPAPYIEAVLRVRGGS